The nucleotide window GACTGGGTGTGGGGCAAGACGGACGCGCCGCCGCTGTCGCCCGATGTCGTGCGCAAGTGGATCATTCCGCGCCTCAACGCGGGCGAAAACGTGCTCTATCTGGTCGTCGATGCCATGCGCTACGATCAGTGGATGGCCATCGAGCCGTTTCTCTATGACTACTACCGGATCACGCGCGATTTCCACTACTCGATTCTACCCACGGCGACTCCCTACAGCCGCAATGCGCTCTTCTCGGGGATCTACCCGGGCGACATCGAGTCGGAATATCCCGACCTCTGGAAGCGCAGCGAGGACGACGAACTCTCCAGCAATCGATTCGAGCGACAGTTGCTCGACAAGCAGTTGCAGAAGCTCGGCATTGCCCTCGATCCCGAACCGAAGTATGTGAAGATCCTGGACCCCGAAGAGGCCAACAACACCGCGAAAAAGGTCCAGCAGTACTTCAACAATCGCCTCGTGTCGATGGTCTTCAATTTTGTGGACATGCTTGGCCACAGTCGCGGCCAGAGTGAAGTTATCCGCGAAATGCTGCCCCACGAAGCCGGCTATCGCAGCGTGGTCAAAGCCTGGTTCGAGCATTCCAGCCTGCGCCAGATCCTGCAATCCTTCGCCAAGCAGAAGTGGACGGTGATCGTCACCAGCGATCACGGCTCGATTCGCGGCATGAAAGGTTCGAAAGTCATTTCCGACCGTGAAGCCTCGACGAATCTCCGCTACAAACACGGCCGCAACCTGAAAGTTGAAAAGCGGCAGGCGATCATCGTGGATCGTCCCGAGCGCTTCCGCCTGCCCAAGCGCGGAATCAACTCCGGCTACATCATCGCCAAAGAGAATTATTACTTCGTCTATCCGACGAATTTCAACAAGTACCTCGCCCTCTACAAGGACAGCTTCCAACATGGTGGCTGCTCGCTTGAAGAGATGATCCTCCCCGTCGCCATCTTGGAAGGCAAGGGATAGTATCAACCCGTGCAAAACACTCTCTTCTACGGCGATAATCTGAAGCTTCTCCGCGACCAACGGCTGTTGCCGGATGAGTCCGTGGACCTGATCTACCTCGATCCGCCCTTCAGCAGCAATCAGGACTACAATGTGCTGTTCAAGGAGCAGAGCGGCACACGCGCGGCGGCACAGATTATGGCTTTCGAGGATACGTGGAAGTGGGATACCACCGCCGAATCGGCCTACGAAGAGACCGTGACTCGCGGCGGCCATGTCGGCCGGGCGCTGGAGGCCTTCGAGCGCTTGCTGGGCCGCAGCGACATGCTCGCCTACCTGGCCATGATGGCTCCGCGGCTGGTCGAACTCAAGCGCCTTTTGAAATCCACGGGTTCTATCTATCTGCACTGCGATCCGACCGCCAGCCATTACCTGAAACTCCTGATGGACGCGATCTTTCGTCCCGAGAATTTTCGCAACGAGATCACCTGGAAGCGCACCGGTGCGCACAATGATCCGAAGAAATACGGCGCCAACGTCGATATCATTCTGTTCTACACCAGGTCCGACAAGTGGAAATGGAATCAGATCTACACTCCTCACGATCAAGAGTATCTATCCCGGTTTCGCCATGCGGATCCCGATGGCAGAAAGTGGGCGGACTATGACCTGTCCGCAAAAGGTCTGACCGGCGGCGGCTACGAATACGAGTACAAAGGCGTCACTTCGCTCTGGCGCTGCCCGCTCGCCACGATGAAGAAATTGGACAAAGCCCGCAAGCTGCACTTCACGCGCAATGGCGGCATCCGGCTCAAGCGTTATCTCGACGAGAACAAGGGAACGGTGCTGCAGTGTCTATGGGACGACATTCCGCCGATCAATTCTCAAGCCGCGGAACGGCTTGGCTATCCCACGCAAAAGCCGGAGGCGCTGCTTGAACGGATCATTCAAGTGAGCTCGAATGACAAGGACGTCGTCCTCGATCCGTTCTGCGGCTGCGGCACTGCCATCGCGGTCGCCCAGCGACATGGCCGCAAGTGGATCGGCATCGACGTCACGCATCTCGCCATCAAACTCATTAAGCAGCGGCTCAAGGATTCCTTCGGCGCGAAAGCCAAGTATGCCGTCGTCGGCGAACCGGTGGACCTGGCCAGCGCGCGCACGCTGGCTGCCGATGACAAATATGAGTTCCAGTGGTGGGCGCTGAGCCTGGTCGATGCGGCGCCCGAGCGCGACGAGCGTAAGAAGGGCGCGGATCGCGGCATTGACGGCGTGCGTACCTTTTTTGACGGCAAGTCGCGTAAGCCGCAGCACATCATGATTTCCGTCAAAGGCGGCGGTGTCTCGGTGAAGGACGTTCGCGATCTCGGACACGTGGTCGAACGCGAGAAGGCCGCAATGGGGGTTCTGATCACGCTTGAGAACCCGACGGCGGCAATGCTCAAAGAGGCGGTCACAGCGGGCTTCTACCACTCCGACTATCAGGACACGAAGCATCGCAGGTTGCAGGTGATGACGATTGAGGACCTGCTCGCCGGGACGGAGTTGGATTTGCCCGTGCTGGCTCGCATGCGCTCCGCCGATGCGACCTATGCAAAAGCTCCGAAGGCCAAACCGCCGGAAGAGGAAAACGGCTCGCTCGACTTGGAGTAGCGTCCGCTACTCGACGGACAGGGATTAACGGCGTTCTGAGCAGAGGATCGCATGCGTGTTGCGGTTGTCGGAGCCACGGGAAATTTCGGCCGGCCCGTGGCTTTTCGTTTACTGGAGGCCGGGCATAAAGTCCGTGTGCTCACGCGCAGCGCCGGGAACGCTCGCGCACGCTGCGGGGATCGCGTCGAGTATGCCGAACTTGATCTGCTGAGTTTGGATGACGCCATCGCGGCTCTGAGCAGTTGTCAAGCCGTTCACCTCAATCTGAATCTCGACCGGATCTCGTCGGCGGATGCCGCCGTCTGGTCCGGCTACCGGAATATTGTGGCCGCGGCGCGCGTGAATCACGTTGCCCGGATTTCCAGCATCGTTGGTGATCCGCCGCTGGATCCCGCGCGCGATTTCTTGTGCGATGCGGCGCTGTTCGGTGGCTCGAAGCTCATTGCCGACAGCGGCGTACCATTCACGCTCTTCTATCCGTCGTGGTTCATGGAGGGAATCCGCTGGTTCAGCGAGGACGGCCGGGCGCTTGTCCCCGGCCATCAGCGCCACAGGTACCACTGGCTCGCGGCTACGGACTATGCCGACCGCGTCGTCCGCGCACTGGAAATGCCCGACTGCGCGAACCGGCAGCTCTGGATCCACGGGCCCGCGGCGCTGTCGATTCCCGAAGCACTCTCCGTCTGGTGTTCGTCTCACTTGCCCGGCGTCGCGGTCGAGGAACTCCCCATCGCCCGGCTGCGCAACCGGAATCTGAACGACGTGTTCTATCAACGCTATCTGGACCTGATGGCCGCTATGGAAGTTACCGGCGAAATCGGCGATCCAACCGCCGCAAATGCGCTGTTTGGCCCGCCGCGAACAACACTGCGTGAGTTCATCGGCAGTCATGTCCACTGAGCGAATCACGACGCACTC belongs to candidate division KSB1 bacterium and includes:
- a CDS encoding response regulator, coding for MPEPKHILWADDEIDLLEAHCLFLGQYGYLVTKVTNGADAITRVMSEPYDLVLLDEHMPGMDGIETAAVIKDKRPDLPVIMITKSEEESLMDTALGGKITDYLTKPVNPTQILVALKKVLEKGQIQQKIVTRDYLTEFREISQRLMYGPSWRDWGDIHARLSGWEIELDAYPDEGLKRSLEGQREECNIEFGKFVEEHYEDWVWGKTDAPPLSPDVVRKWIIPRLNAGENVLYLVVDAMRYDQWMAIEPFLYDYYRITRDFHYSILPTATPYSRNALFSGIYPGDIESEYPDLWKRSEDDELSSNRFERQLLDKQLQKLGIALDPEPKYVKILDPEEANNTAKKVQQYFNNRLVSMVFNFVDMLGHSRGQSEVIREMLPHEAGYRSVVKAWFEHSSLRQILQSFAKQKWTVIVTSDHGSIRGMKGSKVISDREASTNLRYKHGRNLKVEKRQAIIVDRPERFRLPKRGINSGYIIAKENYYFVYPTNFNKYLALYKDSFQHGGCSLEEMILPVAILEGKG
- a CDS encoding site-specific DNA-methyltransferase, with the translated sequence MQNTLFYGDNLKLLRDQRLLPDESVDLIYLDPPFSSNQDYNVLFKEQSGTRAAAQIMAFEDTWKWDTTAESAYEETVTRGGHVGRALEAFERLLGRSDMLAYLAMMAPRLVELKRLLKSTGSIYLHCDPTASHYLKLLMDAIFRPENFRNEITWKRTGAHNDPKKYGANVDIILFYTRSDKWKWNQIYTPHDQEYLSRFRHADPDGRKWADYDLSAKGLTGGGYEYEYKGVTSLWRCPLATMKKLDKARKLHFTRNGGIRLKRYLDENKGTVLQCLWDDIPPINSQAAERLGYPTQKPEALLERIIQVSSNDKDVVLDPFCGCGTAIAVAQRHGRKWIGIDVTHLAIKLIKQRLKDSFGAKAKYAVVGEPVDLASARTLAADDKYEFQWWALSLVDAAPERDERKKGADRGIDGVRTFFDGKSRKPQHIMISVKGGGVSVKDVRDLGHVVEREKAAMGVLITLENPTAAMLKEAVTAGFYHSDYQDTKHRRLQVMTIEDLLAGTELDLPVLARMRSADATYAKAPKAKPPEEENGSLDLE
- a CDS encoding NAD(P)H-binding protein: MRVAVVGATGNFGRPVAFRLLEAGHKVRVLTRSAGNARARCGDRVEYAELDLLSLDDAIAALSSCQAVHLNLNLDRISSADAAVWSGYRNIVAAARVNHVARISSIVGDPPLDPARDFLCDAALFGGSKLIADSGVPFTLFYPSWFMEGIRWFSEDGRALVPGHQRHRYHWLAATDYADRVVRALEMPDCANRQLWIHGPAALSIPEALSVWCSSHLPGVAVEELPIARLRNRNLNDVFYQRYLDLMAAMEVTGEIGDPTAANALFGPPRTTLREFIGSHVH